The proteins below come from a single Parachlamydiales bacterium genomic window:
- a CDS encoding zinc-binding alcohol dehydrogenase family protein produces MKAAYLTTLFKNAQEIDIPCIERPTPAPKQGEVLIQIVSSGINPSDVRATMGYFPNAQLPRVPGRDFSGIVMDGSKTWKGKHVWGTGGAVGIQSDGTHAEYAIISEAGLAEIPSSLSLLQAGAQPLPFITAYYGLVSRARIKPEEKVLVIGAMGQVGRAAMTICSWKKARPIALVRTQEDVLAANQLGWEAYSEIPNNLSVDLILNSIGSLHWDQQIHSLNSQGRMIVIAALPNQRETSINLFEIYRKNQEIIGINTLDLDSAFNATLLNEMREGFESGALVPLESGMIFSLKDISEAYKVVLQGSNGKRVLLNISSP; encoded by the coding sequence ATGAAAGCCGCTTATTTAACCACACTTTTCAAAAATGCACAGGAAATAGATATCCCTTGTATAGAGCGCCCTACACCGGCACCAAAGCAGGGTGAAGTTCTTATACAAATTGTCTCTTCTGGGATCAACCCAAGTGATGTCCGGGCAACCATGGGATATTTTCCAAATGCTCAATTGCCAAGAGTACCAGGTCGTGATTTTTCAGGAATCGTCATGGATGGAAGTAAAACATGGAAGGGAAAGCATGTTTGGGGCACAGGAGGTGCAGTGGGCATCCAATCAGATGGAACGCACGCGGAATATGCTATCATTTCTGAGGCAGGGTTAGCTGAGATCCCCAGCTCGTTGTCTCTTTTGCAGGCTGGTGCGCAGCCTCTTCCCTTTATTACTGCCTATTATGGGCTTGTCAGCCGTGCTCGAATTAAACCTGAAGAAAAAGTTCTTGTTATTGGGGCTATGGGTCAGGTAGGAAGGGCCGCCATGACTATTTGTTCATGGAAAAAAGCTAGGCCCATTGCGCTTGTTAGAACGCAAGAAGATGTCCTAGCAGCGAATCAGTTAGGATGGGAAGCTTATTCTGAAATTCCAAATAACTTATCAGTGGATCTCATTTTAAATTCCATTGGAAGTCTTCACTGGGATCAGCAAATCCACAGTTTGAATTCACAAGGCCGGATGATTGTCATTGCAGCCCTTCCAAACCAAAGAGAAACAAGTATAAATCTATTTGAAATCTATCGAAAAAATCAAGAGATCATAGGCATCAATACTCTTGATCTCGATTCTGCTTTTAATGCCACACTTCTCAATGAAATGAGAGAAGGATTTGAGTCGGGGGCTTTAGTTCCTTTAGAGTCGGGGATGATTTTCTCTCTCAAAGATATATCAGAGGCATATAAGGTTGTATTACAGGGATCGAACGGGAAAAGAGTACTCCTTAATATCTCTTCTCCCTAG
- a CDS encoding VOC family protein, translating to MKKMNPVVHFEMPYEDSKRIAKFYSSAFGWQTHALGAEMGNYVLATTTESETTEKASIRPKTPGTINGGFYQKTEDMPAQFPSVVIAVDDIQEAMAKVQAAGGKVLGEPMEIPGVGTYVSFFDTEGNRVSMMQPLMK from the coding sequence ATGAAAAAGATGAATCCGGTCGTTCACTTCGAAATGCCCTATGAAGATAGTAAGCGCATAGCCAAATTCTACTCCTCGGCCTTCGGCTGGCAAACGCATGCACTAGGTGCTGAGATGGGCAATTACGTGTTAGCGACTACCACAGAATCAGAAACCACTGAAAAAGCATCGATCCGTCCAAAAACACCAGGCACCATCAATGGCGGTTTCTACCAGAAGACTGAAGATATGCCAGCGCAATTTCCTTCGGTCGTCATAGCAGTCGATGATATCCAAGAAGCAATGGCAAAAGTACAAGCGGCAGGCGGAAAAGTACTGGGCGAACCCATGGAAATCCCAGGAGTGGGCACTTACGTGTCATTCTTTGATACCGAAGGCAACCGAGTTAGCATGATGCAGCCATTAATGAAATAG
- a CDS encoding TolC family protein, whose amino-acid sequence MNVSKAFLVFLTLLGCTSCVQPVGFQSSGIETPEAWHTFERLPGDPMLWDNPLVVDDCAEVEQRWWHHFDDCVLDTLITRALLNNKTLGIASTRIEEARAARLGAFSVLMPQINLNTDAQRGNQGLFTGDRPLAYEDVNIQANWELDLFGKNQARMAATIALVQNEEILRQGVIVSLLAEVARGYYDFRNYQDQITISEKNLETQKRTLELTIAQFQEAYASDFDVQRAAAQVASTEARIPTLKIALETTRNRLDVLLGSTPGENDDLFATYEPLMPLDPQIIIAAPATVLGTRPDVRAAERELAASISTFEAAKKEWFPTISLAAFFGFQALQGFNQETTGLQHLIRTWNVAGTLVQPLIDFGRIEADIETADARQQRAFLEYQETVLEAFENMENALANYLYETIRNVSLTSAATHNHKALELANQQYTNGYTNLLDVLVVQRNALEAESAAAESTYKLRKDLVNIYTAAGGGWAL is encoded by the coding sequence ATGAATGTGAGTAAGGCTTTTTTAGTTTTCCTGACATTATTAGGGTGTACATCTTGTGTCCAACCTGTTGGTTTTCAATCGTCTGGAATCGAAACACCTGAAGCTTGGCATACGTTTGAAAGACTGCCTGGCGATCCTATGCTCTGGGATAATCCCTTAGTTGTCGACGATTGCGCAGAAGTGGAACAAAGATGGTGGCATCATTTCGACGACTGTGTTTTAGATACCCTTATCACGAGAGCGCTACTGAATAATAAGACGCTTGGCATAGCGAGCACCCGCATTGAAGAAGCCCGTGCTGCGCGTCTAGGAGCTTTTTCTGTCTTGATGCCACAAATTAATTTGAATACTGATGCTCAACGGGGAAACCAGGGTCTTTTTACCGGGGATAGGCCACTTGCTTATGAAGATGTCAATATTCAAGCCAACTGGGAGCTTGATCTTTTTGGAAAGAATCAGGCCCGTATGGCTGCTACCATAGCGTTGGTGCAAAATGAAGAGATTTTAAGACAAGGCGTAATTGTTAGTTTATTAGCTGAAGTGGCACGTGGCTACTATGATTTTCGCAATTATCAGGATCAGATTACGATTTCAGAAAAAAATCTCGAAACGCAGAAACGTACTTTAGAGCTAACTATAGCTCAGTTTCAAGAAGCATATGCAAGCGATTTTGATGTTCAACGGGCAGCTGCGCAGGTTGCCTCTACAGAGGCTAGAATACCGACACTAAAGATTGCATTGGAAACGACCCGCAATCGCCTAGATGTTCTTTTGGGTAGCACTCCGGGAGAAAACGATGACCTTTTTGCTACCTATGAACCATTAATGCCGCTTGATCCCCAGATTATCATTGCTGCGCCAGCTACAGTGTTGGGTACAAGACCTGATGTGCGCGCAGCTGAAAGAGAATTAGCTGCCAGTATTTCTACATTTGAAGCAGCAAAAAAAGAATGGTTTCCAACAATTAGTTTAGCTGCATTTTTTGGTTTTCAGGCTCTTCAAGGCTTTAATCAAGAAACAACTGGATTACAACATTTAATTCGTACTTGGAATGTGGCGGGCACTCTTGTTCAGCCGCTGATTGATTTTGGGCGGATTGAGGCTGATATAGAAACGGCAGACGCTCGCCAGCAACGTGCTTTCTTAGAATATCAAGAAACTGTCCTTGAGGCATTTGAAAATATGGAGAATGCTCTGGCTAATTATCTATATGAGACCATACGTAACGTTTCTTTAACAAGTGCTGCTACGCATAACCATAAAGCTTTAGAATTGGCCAATCAGCAGTACACAAATGGATATACAAATCTTTTGGATGTTTTAGTGGTACAGCGTAATGCCCTTGAAGCTGAGTCTGCTGCAGCCGAATCGACTTATAAGCTTCGCAAGGACTTGGTGAATATCTACACAGCAGCTGGGGGTGGCTGGGCTTTGTAA
- a CDS encoding alpha/beta hydrolase — protein MWRSAGAFFDAETKRLGFRFIVLDRPRMGFSDFNLEQTMLDYPLDVKALADHLSLKRFGVMGWSGGGAPTMTCGYVIPDLIDLCIILAGYTSRGMRALPPSDSFSQNEMEGLNLKKGPAEIDMNWYPDSWKATISQSPEGVFFITVLKLTFESGNRDV, from the coding sequence ATTTGGCGATCGGCAGGAGCTTTTTTCGATGCTGAGACGAAAAGGCTTGGTTTTCGCTTTATTGTGTTAGATCGTCCTAGAATGGGGTTCTCAGATTTTAATCTCGAACAGACCATGCTGGATTATCCTTTAGATGTAAAAGCTCTGGCAGACCATCTTTCCTTAAAGCGTTTTGGGGTTATGGGCTGGTCTGGCGGCGGCGCTCCGACAATGACCTGTGGTTATGTTATCCCCGATCTAATTGATCTCTGTATCATATTGGCCGGGTATACATCGAGGGGCATGAGGGCTTTGCCACCATCGGATAGCTTTTCCCAGAACGAAATGGAAGGGTTAAATCTAAAAAAAGGCCCTGCAGAGATAGACATGAATTGGTATCCCGACAGCTGGAAAGCAACAATATCACAGTCGCCTGAAGGGGTATTCTTTATCACCGTCTTGAAATTGACTTTCGAGTCTGGAAATAGGGACGTGTAG